A single region of the Streptomyces sp. NBC_01381 genome encodes:
- a CDS encoding polysaccharide deacetylase family protein, with product MQLVRQNDQYGRRRKRRKGRTRVTAAALTAAAIAPGCAVGGESDGVKPAPGQQRLDAPPARALDSYAHKLRVAQVARAAAAKRWGLAKTPLAAPAAPAKKPRITTRKGFEVKGQAGLPPVFTTIPTKKKIVFLTIDDGAEKDPALLKMMTQLKIPYTAFLSDYLVKEDYGYFKKMQSRGVSLNNHTLNHRYMPGLSYAGQRREICGMQDTIKKRYGKRPELFRPPYGNYNVDTLRAAKSCGIKAVPLWASEAFVDRMEWREWDKDLHPGDIILTHFRGREHWKGTMPDMIRKVMKTVTDKGYAVARLEDYL from the coding sequence ATGCAACTAGTACGACAAAACGATCAATACGGCAGAAGGCGGAAGCGACGGAAGGGTCGGACGCGGGTCACCGCGGCTGCCCTCACCGCCGCCGCGATCGCCCCCGGCTGTGCCGTCGGAGGCGAGTCGGACGGCGTGAAGCCCGCCCCCGGCCAGCAGCGCCTCGACGCCCCGCCGGCCCGCGCCCTCGACTCCTACGCCCACAAGCTCCGCGTGGCCCAGGTCGCCCGCGCCGCCGCCGCGAAACGCTGGGGCCTGGCGAAGACCCCGCTGGCCGCTCCCGCGGCCCCCGCCAAGAAGCCGCGGATCACCACCCGCAAGGGTTTCGAGGTCAAGGGCCAGGCGGGCCTGCCGCCGGTCTTCACGACCATCCCGACCAAGAAGAAGATCGTCTTCCTGACCATCGACGACGGCGCCGAGAAGGACCCGGCGCTGCTGAAGATGATGACCCAGCTGAAGATCCCGTACACCGCGTTCCTCAGCGACTATCTGGTCAAGGAGGACTACGGCTACTTCAAGAAGATGCAGTCCCGCGGTGTCTCCCTGAACAACCACACCCTCAACCACCGCTATATGCCGGGACTTTCGTACGCGGGCCAGCGCCGCGAGATCTGCGGCATGCAGGACACCATCAAGAAGCGGTACGGCAAACGGCCCGAGCTCTTCCGCCCGCCGTACGGCAACTACAACGTGGACACGCTGCGCGCCGCCAAGTCCTGCGGCATCAAGGCGGTGCCGCTGTGGGCGTCGGAGGCCTTCGTCGACCGCATGGAGTGGCGCGAGTGGGACAAGGACCTGCACCCCGGCGACATCATCCTCACGCACTTCAGGGGGCGCGAGCACTGGAAGGGCACCATGCCCGACATGATCCGCAAGGTCATGAAGACGGTCACGGACAAGGGGTACGCGGTGGCCAGACTCGAGGACTACCTGTGA
- the groES gene encoding co-chaperone GroES, translating into MTTASSKVAIKPLEDRIVVQPLDAEQTTASGLVIPDTAKEKPQEGAVLAVGPGRFENGERLPLDVKVGDVVLYSKYGGTEVKYNGDEYLVLSARDVLAIVEK; encoded by the coding sequence GTGACGACCGCCAGCTCCAAGGTTGCCATCAAGCCGCTCGAGGACCGCATTGTGGTCCAGCCGCTCGACGCCGAGCAGACCACGGCCTCGGGCCTGGTCATTCCGGACACCGCGAAGGAGAAGCCCCAGGAGGGTGCTGTCCTCGCCGTGGGCCCGGGCCGCTTCGAGAACGGCGAGCGCCTGCCGCTCGACGTCAAGGTCGGCGACGTCGTGCTGTACAGCAAGTACGGCGGCACCGAGGTGAAGTACAACGGCGACGAGTACCTCGTCCTCTCGGCTCGCGACGTGCTCGCGATCGTCGAGAAGTAA
- the groL gene encoding chaperonin GroEL (60 kDa chaperone family; promotes refolding of misfolded polypeptides especially under stressful conditions; forms two stacked rings of heptamers to form a barrel-shaped 14mer; ends can be capped by GroES; misfolded proteins enter the barrel where they are refolded when GroES binds), translated as MAKILKFDEDARRALERGVNKLADTVKVTIGPRGRNVVIDKKFGAPTITNDGVTIAREVEVEDPYENLGAQLVKEVATKTNDIAGDGTTTATVLAQALVKEGLRNVAAGASPAALKKGIDAAVKAVSDELLATARPIDDKADIAAVAGLSAQDPQVGELIAEAMDKVGKDGVITVEESNTFGLELDFTEGMAFDKGYLSPYMVSDQERMEAVLDDPYILIHQGKISSIQDLLPLLEKVIQTNASKPLLIIAEDVEGEALSTLVVNKIRGTFNAVAVKAPGFGDRRKAMLGDLATLTGGTVIAEEVGLKLDQVGLDVLGTARRVTITKDDTTVVDGGGDASEVQGRVNQIKAEIEATDSDWDREKLQERLAKLAGGVCVIKVGAATEVELKEKKHRLEDAISATRAAVEEGIVSGGGSALVHAVKVLEGNLDKTGDEATGVAVVRRAAVEPLRWIAENAGLEGYVITSKVAELDKGFGFNAATGEYGDLVKAGVIDPVKVTRSALENAASIASLLLTTETLVVEKPAEEEAEAGHGHGHSH; from the coding sequence ATGGCGAAGATCCTGAAGTTCGACGAGGACGCCCGTCGCGCCCTTGAGCGCGGCGTCAACAAGCTTGCCGACACGGTCAAGGTGACGATCGGCCCCCGCGGCCGCAACGTCGTCATCGACAAGAAGTTCGGCGCCCCGACCATCACCAACGACGGCGTCACCATCGCCCGTGAGGTCGAGGTCGAGGACCCGTACGAGAACCTCGGCGCCCAGCTCGTCAAGGAGGTGGCGACCAAGACCAACGACATCGCGGGTGACGGCACCACCACCGCGACCGTGCTCGCCCAGGCCCTCGTCAAGGAAGGCCTGCGCAACGTCGCCGCCGGCGCATCCCCGGCCGCCCTGAAGAAGGGCATCGACGCCGCCGTCAAGGCCGTCTCCGACGAGCTCCTCGCCACCGCCCGTCCGATCGACGACAAGGCCGACATCGCGGCCGTCGCCGGTCTGTCCGCCCAGGACCCGCAGGTCGGCGAGCTCATCGCCGAGGCGATGGACAAGGTCGGCAAGGACGGTGTCATCACCGTCGAGGAGTCCAACACCTTCGGCCTGGAGCTGGACTTCACCGAGGGCATGGCCTTCGACAAGGGCTACCTGTCCCCGTACATGGTGTCCGACCAGGAGCGTATGGAGGCCGTCCTCGACGACCCGTACATCCTGATCCACCAGGGCAAGATCTCCTCCATCCAGGACCTCCTGCCGCTGCTCGAGAAGGTCATCCAGACCAACGCCTCGAAGCCGCTCCTGATCATCGCCGAGGACGTCGAGGGCGAGGCCCTTTCGACCCTGGTCGTGAACAAGATCCGCGGCACCTTCAACGCCGTCGCGGTGAAGGCCCCCGGCTTCGGCGACCGCCGCAAGGCCATGCTCGGTGACCTCGCCACCCTCACGGGCGGCACCGTCATCGCCGAAGAGGTCGGCCTCAAGCTCGACCAGGTCGGCCTCGACGTGCTCGGCACCGCCCGCCGCGTGACCATCACCAAGGACGACACCACCGTCGTCGACGGCGGCGGCGACGCCTCCGAGGTCCAGGGCCGCGTCAACCAGATCAAGGCCGAGATCGAGGCCACGGACTCCGACTGGGACCGCGAGAAGCTCCAGGAGCGCCTCGCGAAGCTGGCCGGCGGCGTGTGCGTCATCAAGGTCGGCGCCGCCACCGAGGTGGAGCTGAAGGAGAAGAAGCACCGTCTGGAGGACGCCATCTCCGCGACCCGCGCCGCGGTCGAGGAGGGCATCGTCTCCGGTGGTGGCTCCGCTCTGGTGCACGCCGTCAAGGTCCTCGAGGGCAACCTCGACAAGACCGGCGACGAGGCCACGGGTGTCGCGGTCGTCCGCCGCGCCGCCGTCGAGCCGCTGCGCTGGATCGCCGAGAACGCCGGCCTCGAGGGCTACGTCATCACCTCGAAGGTCGCCGAGCTCGACAAGGGTTTCGGCTTCAACGCCGCGACCGGTGAGTACGGCGACCTGGTCAAGGCCGGTGTCATCGACCCCGTCAAGGTGACGCGCTCCGCGCTGGAGAACGCCGCGTCGATCGCCTCGCTGCTGCTGACGACCGAGACCCTGGTCGTCGAGAAGCCTGCTGAGGAAGAGGCTGAGGCCGGGCACGGCCACGGTCACTCCCACTAA
- a CDS encoding SDR family oxidoreductase, which yields MTTALITGSTAGIGAAFARRLAGDGHNLVLVARNTERLREQATELHDRHGIEAEVLTADLATDDGIAAVEKRLGDRRNAVDLLVNNAGFGNKGEYLEVPMADELTMLKVHCEAVLRLTSAAAEAMRERGRGGVVNVASVAAFVPRGTYGASKAWVVQFTQGAAKDLAGSGVRLMALCPGFVRTEFHERAGMGTSNIPKWMWLDADKLVAAALSDLARGKTLSIPDPRYKTLMGVVKVTPRALLGGVTSRTGRKYGPQ from the coding sequence ATGACTACGGCTCTGATTACGGGATCGACCGCCGGTATCGGCGCGGCCTTCGCCCGGCGGCTCGCCGGTGACGGCCACAACCTGGTCCTCGTGGCGCGGAACACCGAGCGGCTGCGGGAACAGGCGACCGAACTGCACGACCGGCACGGCATCGAGGCGGAGGTGCTCACGGCGGACCTCGCCACGGACGACGGGATCGCCGCCGTCGAGAAGCGGCTCGGAGACCGCAGGAACGCGGTCGACCTCCTCGTCAACAACGCCGGCTTCGGCAACAAGGGCGAATATCTCGAGGTGCCCATGGCCGACGAGCTGACGATGCTCAAGGTGCACTGCGAGGCGGTGCTCCGACTGACGTCGGCGGCCGCGGAGGCGATGCGGGAGCGGGGCCGCGGCGGTGTCGTCAACGTCGCGTCGGTGGCGGCGTTCGTGCCGCGCGGGACGTACGGCGCTTCCAAGGCGTGGGTCGTGCAGTTCACCCAGGGAGCGGCGAAGGACCTGGCCGGCTCCGGGGTGCGGCTGATGGCGCTGTGCCCCGGCTTCGTCCGCACGGAGTTCCACGAGCGCGCCGGGATGGGCACGTCCAACATCCCCAAGTGGATGTGGCTGGACGCCGACAAGCTGGTGGCGGCGGCCCTGTCCGACTTGGCGCGCGGCAAGACCTTGTCGATCCCGGACCCCCGCTACAAGACCCTGATGGGGGTGGTGAAGGTGACCCCGAGGGCACTGCTTGGCGGAGTCACATCCCGTACGGGAAGAAAGTACGGCCCGCAGTAA
- a CDS encoding MOSC domain-containing protein: MKLLSVNLGRLKAVEYTDAPSGGTGIDKQPADGAVRVTAPGAKGVGGSGLAGDEVCDLRHHGGNDQAVYAFAREDLDQWERTLGRSLANGGFGENLTTAGLDVSGAKIGERWRVGPELVLEVTSSRIPCRTFQGHVGEKAWVKRFTQQGAPGAYLRVIEPGEIRGEDTIEIVHRPDHEVTVAFQFRAVTTEKNLLPRLLAAGDALHPDAIESALKYVAKYGS, from the coding sequence ATGAAGCTTCTCTCTGTGAATCTGGGCCGGCTCAAGGCCGTCGAGTACACCGACGCACCCTCGGGCGGCACCGGCATCGATAAGCAGCCGGCCGATGGGGCCGTCCGGGTGACCGCGCCCGGCGCGAAGGGGGTCGGCGGGAGCGGCCTCGCCGGGGACGAGGTCTGCGATCTGCGGCACCACGGCGGGAACGACCAGGCGGTGTACGCCTTCGCGCGCGAGGACCTCGACCAGTGGGAGCGCACGCTCGGGCGATCGCTGGCCAACGGCGGGTTCGGCGAGAACCTCACGACCGCCGGGCTCGACGTGAGCGGCGCGAAGATCGGCGAGCGCTGGCGCGTCGGCCCCGAGCTGGTCCTCGAAGTGACGTCGAGCCGCATCCCTTGCCGTACGTTCCAGGGCCATGTCGGCGAGAAGGCATGGGTGAAGCGCTTCACCCAGCAGGGCGCTCCCGGTGCGTATCTGCGGGTGATCGAGCCGGGTGAGATCCGGGGCGAGGACACGATCGAGATCGTGCACCGCCCTGACCACGAGGTCACCGTCGCCTTCCAGTTCAGGGCCGTCACGACGGAGAAGAACCTGCTGCCGAGGCTGCTCGCCGCGGGGGACGCGCTGCATCCCGACGCGATCGAGTCGGCGCTCAAGTACGTGGCGAAGTACGGCTCTTGA
- a CDS encoding LysR family transcriptional regulator, producing MIEARHLRVLRAVAATGSFSAAARELGCTQPAVSQQMKALEGSAGTPLLIRTGREMRLTQAGEALVRHAAGILAGLTAAEEEVAAIAGLRAGRVRLVSFPSGSSTLVPSALAALRAAHPGTRVSLVDAEPPRSVEMLREGDCDVALAFRYEGASAAEEWDDLVVRPLLADRLVGLVPDGHRLAKAESVAIGELADEPWIAGCPRCRRQLVEVCEGAGFVPRIDFATDDYPAVIGLVGAGLGVAVLPELAIESVRPKGARTVTVEPAVQREIVALTLPDLAQVPAVAATLDHLARAAER from the coding sequence ATGATCGAGGCCCGTCATCTCCGCGTCCTGCGTGCGGTCGCCGCCACCGGCTCCTTCTCCGCCGCGGCGCGCGAGCTCGGCTGCACCCAGCCCGCCGTCAGCCAGCAGATGAAGGCGCTCGAAGGCTCGGCAGGCACACCGCTGCTGATCCGCACGGGCCGCGAGATGCGCCTGACCCAGGCGGGCGAGGCCCTGGTCCGGCACGCCGCCGGGATCCTCGCGGGGCTCACTGCCGCCGAGGAAGAGGTCGCCGCCATCGCGGGCCTGCGGGCGGGCCGTGTCCGCCTCGTCTCCTTCCCCAGCGGCAGCTCGACCCTGGTGCCGAGCGCGCTCGCCGCCCTGCGCGCCGCGCACCCCGGCACCCGGGTCTCCCTGGTCGACGCCGAGCCGCCGCGCTCGGTCGAGATGCTGCGCGAGGGCGACTGCGATGTGGCGCTCGCCTTCCGTTACGAGGGGGCATCCGCCGCAGAGGAGTGGGACGACCTGGTGGTGCGCCCCCTGCTCGCCGACCGGCTCGTCGGTCTCGTGCCGGACGGGCACCGGCTCGCGAAGGCGGAGTCGGTCGCCATCGGGGAGCTTGCCGACGAGCCGTGGATCGCGGGCTGTCCGCGCTGTCGCAGGCAACTGGTGGAGGTCTGTGAAGGGGCGGGTTTCGTGCCCCGGATCGATTTCGCGACGGACGACTATCCGGCGGTGATCGGCCTGGTCGGCGCGGGCCTCGGAGTCGCGGTGCTGCCCGAGCTCGCCATCGAGTCGGTACGCCCCAAGGGTGCGCGCACGGTGACGGTGGAGCCCGCCGTGCAGCGCGAGATCGTCGCGCTCACCTTGCCCGACCTGGCGCAGGTGCCCGCGGTGGCCGCCACGCTTGACCACCTCGCGCGGGCCGCAGAGCGCTGA
- a CDS encoding WhiB family transcriptional regulator: MADFSRLPGPNADLWDWQLLAACRGVDSSLFFHPEGERGAARSARENSAKEVCMRCPVRAECAAHALAVREPYGVWGGLTEDEREELMGRARNRLVAASAAPAPAPHSAVGGSAVSRS; the protein is encoded by the coding sequence ATGGCAGATTTCTCCCGCCTTCCCGGACCGAACGCAGATCTGTGGGACTGGCAGCTCCTCGCGGCCTGCCGCGGGGTCGACAGCTCGCTCTTCTTTCACCCCGAGGGCGAGCGGGGCGCGGCACGAAGCGCGCGTGAGAACTCCGCCAAGGAGGTCTGCATGAGGTGCCCGGTGCGCGCGGAGTGCGCCGCTCACGCACTCGCGGTGCGCGAGCCGTACGGCGTGTGGGGCGGGCTGACGGAGGACGAGCGCGAGGAACTCATGGGCCGGGCCCGCAACCGCCTGGTCGCGGCATCAGCGGCACCGGCGCCGGCGCCGCACTCGGCGGTCGGCGGAAGCGCGGTCTCGCGTTCCTGA
- a CDS encoding response regulator transcription factor — MTSVLVCDDSPLAREALRRAVATVPGVERVTTAANGEEVLRRWGADRSDLILMDVRMPGLGGVETVRRLLSADPGARIIMLTVAEDLDGVALAVAAGARGYLHKDASRAELRATVTQALADPTWRLAPRRLRSAEMGAAPTLTAREIQVLEGMSHGRSNAEIGRELFLSEDTVKTHARRLFKKLGASDRAHAVALGFRWGLVR; from the coding sequence ATGACATCCGTCCTCGTCTGCGACGACTCCCCGCTCGCCCGAGAGGCGCTCCGCCGCGCGGTCGCGACCGTGCCCGGCGTCGAGCGCGTGACGACAGCGGCCAACGGCGAGGAAGTCCTCCGCCGCTGGGGCGCCGACCGCTCGGACCTGATTCTGATGGACGTACGCATGCCCGGTCTGGGCGGCGTGGAGACCGTCCGGCGGCTGCTGTCCGCCGACCCCGGTGCGCGCATCATCATGCTCACCGTCGCCGAGGACCTGGACGGCGTCGCGCTCGCGGTCGCCGCCGGCGCCCGCGGCTATCTCCACAAGGACGCCTCGCGCGCCGAACTGCGTGCGACCGTCACCCAGGCGCTCGCCGATCCGACGTGGCGTCTTGCTCCGCGCAGACTGCGCTCGGCCGAGATGGGCGCGGCGCCCACGCTCACCGCGCGTGAGATCCAGGTGCTCGAGGGCATGAGCCACGGCCGGTCGAACGCCGAGATCGGACGTGAGCTTTTTCTCTCCGAGGACACGGTCAAGACGCACGCCAGGCGGCTGTTCAAGAAGCTCGGCGCCTCGGACCGCGCGCACGCCGTGGCGCTCGGTTTCCGCTGGGGCCTGGTTCGTTAA
- a CDS encoding sigma-70 family RNA polymerase sigma factor: MRDDKTTVIGALVLRAVEGDEQATHDLLAHVHPLALRYCRTRLSRLPGDARHFVEDLAQEVCVAVLLALPRYKDTGRPFEAFVFAIAAHKVADLQRAAMRHPGSTAVPSDEMPERPDDSLGPEERALLSSDAEWAKKLMANLPENQRELLLLRIAVGLTAEETGQMLGMSPGAVRVAQHRALSRLRALAEQ; encoded by the coding sequence ATGCGCGATGACAAGACGACGGTGATCGGTGCCCTCGTTCTTCGCGCGGTCGAGGGTGATGAGCAGGCCACGCACGATCTCCTGGCCCATGTGCACCCCTTGGCACTGCGTTACTGCCGTACGCGGCTCTCCCGACTGCCCGGTGACGCACGGCACTTCGTGGAGGACCTGGCGCAGGAAGTGTGTGTCGCCGTCCTTCTCGCGCTGCCGCGCTACAAGGACACGGGGCGTCCCTTCGAGGCGTTCGTCTTCGCGATCGCGGCGCACAAGGTCGCCGATCTGCAGCGTGCGGCCATGCGTCACCCCGGTTCGACTGCCGTGCCGTCGGACGAGATGCCCGAGCGGCCCGACGACTCGCTCGGCCCGGAGGAGCGCGCGCTGCTCAGCAGCGACGCCGAGTGGGCCAAGAAACTCATGGCCAACCTGCCGGAGAACCAGCGCGAGCTGCTGCTCCTGCGCATCGCGGTCGGGCTCACGGCCGAGGAGACCGGGCAGATGCTGGGCATGTCCCCGGGGGCCGTGCGGGTGGCGCAGCACCGGGCGCTGAGTCGGTTGCGGGCGCTGGCCGAGCAGTAG
- the guaB gene encoding IMP dehydrogenase: MTANVDGVPEKFATLGLTYDDVLLLPGASDMAPDQIDTSSFISKNVRVNVPLLSAAMDKVTESRMAIAMARQGGVGVLHRNLSIADQANQVDLVKRSESGMVTDPITVHPDATLGEADAICAKFRISGVPVTDAAGKLLGIVTNRDMAFESDRTRQVREVMTPMPLVTGKVGISGVDAMELLRRHKIEKLPLVDDAGVLKGLITVKDFVKAEKYPGAAKDSEGRLLVGAAVGVAGDAFERAQALVEAGVDFIVVDTAHGHSRLVGDMVAKIKSNASGVDVIGGNIATRDGAKSLIDAGVDGIKVGVGPGSICTTRVVAGIGVPQVTAIYEASLAAKEAGVPVIGDGGLQYSGDIAKALVAGADTVMLGSLLAGCEESPGELMFINGKQFKSYRGMGSLGAMQTRGDRKSFSKDRYFQEGVASDEKLVPEGIEGQVPYRGPLSSVVHQLVGGLRQSMFYVGGQTVPELQRNGRFVRITSAGLKESHPHDIQMTVEAPNYTNKR; the protein is encoded by the coding sequence ATGACTGCAAACGTCGACGGAGTGCCCGAGAAATTCGCGACGCTCGGGCTGACCTACGACGACGTGCTGCTGCTGCCCGGCGCGTCCGACATGGCGCCGGACCAGATCGACACTTCCTCGTTCATCTCGAAGAACGTGCGGGTGAACGTCCCGCTGCTGTCCGCGGCGATGGACAAGGTCACCGAGTCCCGCATGGCGATCGCCATGGCGCGGCAGGGTGGCGTCGGCGTGCTGCACCGCAATCTCTCCATCGCCGACCAGGCCAACCAGGTCGACCTGGTGAAGCGCTCCGAGTCCGGCATGGTCACCGACCCGATCACGGTGCACCCGGACGCGACGCTCGGCGAGGCCGACGCGATCTGCGCCAAGTTCCGCATCAGCGGCGTCCCGGTGACCGACGCGGCGGGCAAGCTGCTCGGCATCGTCACCAACCGTGACATGGCCTTCGAGTCGGACCGTACGCGCCAGGTGCGCGAGGTCATGACGCCGATGCCGCTGGTCACCGGCAAGGTCGGCATCTCCGGCGTGGACGCCATGGAGCTGCTTCGCCGCCACAAGATCGAGAAGCTTCCGCTGGTCGACGACGCGGGTGTGCTCAAGGGCCTCATCACGGTCAAGGACTTCGTCAAGGCCGAGAAGTACCCGGGCGCCGCCAAGGACAGCGAAGGCCGCCTCCTGGTAGGCGCCGCCGTCGGCGTCGCGGGTGACGCCTTCGAGCGTGCCCAGGCCCTCGTCGAGGCGGGTGTCGACTTCATCGTCGTCGACACCGCGCACGGCCACTCCCGCCTGGTCGGCGACATGGTCGCCAAGATCAAGTCCAATGCCTCCGGCGTGGACGTCATCGGCGGCAACATCGCCACGCGTGACGGTGCCAAGTCGCTCATCGACGCCGGTGTCGACGGCATCAAGGTCGGTGTCGGACCGGGCTCCATCTGTACGACGCGTGTCGTGGCCGGCATTGGTGTTCCGCAGGTCACCGCCATCTACGAAGCCTCGCTCGCCGCCAAGGAGGCCGGGGTCCCGGTCATCGGCGACGGCGGCCTGCAGTACTCGGGCGACATCGCCAAGGCGCTCGTCGCCGGCGCGGACACGGTCATGCTGGGCTCGCTGCTCGCCGGCTGCGAGGAGTCGCCGGGTGAGCTGATGTTCATCAACGGCAAGCAGTTCAAGTCGTACCGCGGCATGGGTTCGCTGGGCGCGATGCAGACGCGCGGCGACCGCAAGTCCTTCTCCAAGGACCGCTACTTCCAGGAGGGCGTCGCCTCCGACGAGAAGCTGGTGCCCGAGGGCATCGAGGGCCAGGTGCCCTACCGCGGCCCGCTCTCCTCGGTCGTGCACCAGCTGGTCGGCGGTCTGCGCCAGTCGATGTTCTACGTAGGCGGCCAGACGGTGCCGGAGCTCCAGAGGAACGGCCGTTTCGTACGGATCACCTCGGCGGGCCTCAAGGAGAGCCACCCGCACGACATCCAGATGACGGTCGAGGCGCCGAACTACACGAACAAGCGCTGA
- a CDS encoding GuaB3 family IMP dehydrogenase-related protein, whose amino-acid sequence MTEIEIGRGKRGRRAYAFDDIAVVPSRRTRDPKEVSIAWQIDAYRFELPFLAAPMDSVVSPQTAIRIGELGGLGVLNLEGLWTRYEDPQPLLDEIAELDTDNATRRLQEIYSAPIQADLIGQRIKEVRDSGVVTAAALSPQRTAEFSKAVVDAGVDIFVIRGTTVSAEHVSGAAEPLNLKQFIYELDVPVIVGGCATYTAALHLMRTGAAGVLVGFGGGAAHTTRNVLGIQVPMATAVADVAAARRDYMDESGGRYVHVIADGGVGWSGDLPKAIACGADSVMMGSPLARATDAPGKGHHWGMEAVHEDVPRGKRVDLGVVGTTEEILTGPSHIPDGSMNFFGALRRAMATTGYSELKEFQRVEVTVADSQHKR is encoded by the coding sequence GTGACTGAGATCGAGATCGGGCGCGGCAAGCGCGGCCGCAGGGCGTACGCCTTCGACGACATCGCCGTCGTACCGAGCCGTCGGACCCGCGACCCGAAGGAGGTCTCGATCGCCTGGCAGATCGACGCCTACCGCTTCGAGCTGCCCTTCCTGGCCGCGCCGATGGACTCGGTCGTCTCGCCGCAGACCGCGATCCGCATCGGTGAGCTGGGTGGTCTGGGCGTACTGAACCTCGAGGGCCTGTGGACGCGGTACGAGGACCCGCAGCCGCTGCTCGACGAGATCGCCGAGCTGGACACGGACAACGCGACCCGTCGCCTCCAGGAGATCTACTCCGCGCCGATCCAGGCCGACCTGATCGGGCAGCGCATCAAGGAGGTGCGCGACTCGGGTGTCGTCACCGCCGCCGCGCTCTCCCCGCAGCGCACCGCCGAGTTCTCCAAGGCCGTCGTCGACGCCGGTGTGGACATCTTCGTGATCCGCGGGACGACCGTCTCCGCCGAGCACGTCTCCGGTGCCGCCGAGCCGCTCAACCTGAAGCAGTTCATCTACGAACTCGACGTGCCGGTCATCGTCGGTGGCTGCGCCACCTACACCGCCGCGCTGCACCTGATGCGGACCGGCGCGGCCGGTGTCCTCGTCGGCTTCGGCGGCGGCGCCGCGCACACCACGCGCAACGTCCTGGGCATCCAGGTGCCGATGGCCACCGCCGTCGCGGACGTCGCGGCCGCCCGCCGTGACTACATGGACGAGTCCGGCGGCCGGTACGTGCACGTCATCGCGGACGGCGGCGTGGGCTGGTCCGGCGACCTGCCCAAGGCCATCGCCTGCGGCGCCGACTCGGTGATGATGGGCTCCCCGCTGGCCCGCGCCACGGACGCGCCCGGCAAGGGCCACCACTGGGGCATGGAGGCCGTCCACGAGGACGTGCCGCGCGGCAAGCGCGTCGACCTCGGTGTGGTCGGCACGACCGAGGAGATCCTCACCGGTCCCTCGCACATCCCGGACGGTTCGATGAACTTCTTCGGGGCGCTGCGCCGGGCGATGGCCACGACGGGCTACAGCGAGCTCAAGGAGTTCCAGCGCGTCGAGGTGACGGTCGCGGACTCGCAGCACAAGCGGTGA